In Aedes albopictus strain Foshan chromosome 3, AalbF5, whole genome shotgun sequence, the genomic window CACATACGTACTACTTAAAGTCTTGAAACTTACCCAttgttcacaaaattggccacGGCCTTCGCCAGCATTCTGTGAACAGTCCATTCTTCGCGGTAGTTTTCGGGATGTTCAACTGCTTCGCGGACATTGTAGGGCGTGAAAATGTAACCTAGATCATCTCCGTGGATAACCCCCGGTCGTGAGCTGTTCAACCTGTTTCGATAGAACTCGTGCTTGTACCAAGCAAATCTACCGTCGAAATCAAACCGATACCGATAGATTGGACTTTTTCTGTCAGGTGTCAGCACTTTGGATGTGTAGCTGTCAACAGGAAAAACCATGTTCGCATAGTTCGCAAGGTCTCGGAAGAACTGCGTCGTATCATTCACTAAACCGACTTCTGCCATGTGTTGCGCCATCGCACGAATAATTCCATCGATGTACTCCAGCAAACTTTTGTCATCCCTATTCGGGAAGTTCTCATCCCAGGAGAAGTAGTCCTTCGCATAGTCCAGCAGTAACATGAACTCGTTGGCAGTTGTTCCCACCAAAAGAGGGATATCGCTGCGAGTCGCATTCTGAGCGATTATCCGATGAGGTGAATCGCTGATGAACTGCCCGTCGGCTGCAGGTACGAAACAGGGAAACTGCATGGTGGCAAATACAGTTCCCAGCATACGGGAGGTATCGTTCAAGAAAAAGAATTCTCGGAAATCTCGGTTGATCAGCTGATCTCGGGTGGAAACCCCCAATTGTAGAAAGTAGTATTCGGCGTACTTGTTAGGTTCGTAAATGAATGCGTTCGGCATTAGAAAGGTTCCACTCAGGAGGATCGCTTGCTGAAACAATCCTGCGGATTGATCGGAGTACATATGGTAGTTGATGGACGAGGCACCAGCACTGTGACCCATTAAGGTCACCCGGTTTGGGTCACCACCGAAGTGGTATATGTATTTCCGAATCCAGAGAAGAGCGGAGTGTTGATCGAGTAAACCGTAGTTCCCAGATATGTTGAACTCCGGATATCGGAGGAACCCCAGAACGTCCAGTCGGTAATTTATGGTGACTATGATGATTCCCTGAAAAGGTGGGGCTGTGAGACTGAGCTTGAATTCGGCAAAGCAGAAGGTACATTTTCAATCAGAAGATCAACACCATGAACATCATAGCCAGCTGATCCTATGGTAAAACTTCCGCCGTGGATGAATACTAGCACTGGAAACAAAGCGTTGTCATCACCATCCTTCGGACTGTACACATTCAAGAACAGGCAATCTTCTTCTCCAAGCACTTTCGTTGGGTAGTTGATGTCATCCAACTGGGGACACACGCTCCCTTGGGCAGAATAGTTTTGATGACCTTGTGGCTCAAGCATCTTGGATGGCTCGAACCGTTCTGCGGTTCCATATCGAATTCCCAGATATTCACAGTAACTGAAGTTCTGGAAAGATCGTTTTTGAATGCCTGCGCCTGAACTGGTTTCCGAGAACTTGACAACACATTCCGATTCCACCGGCTGAACTACGCAGCTGAGAATTGCTGCAAGGAGTGATGCAACAAGTTGCATTCTACGAACTAGACGATCGATGACTGACGCCTCCATTAGAGCGAATCGGATTGATTGAATGGAAGTCCTATCGCTCTTTGTCGGAGACAAGCGCCAGTCAGTGGCGCTGTGCTATCAACGTCGGTTGGTAAACAATAATAAAACAGAGTTCATTGTGGGATGATTCAAAGCAATCACGATGGTGACGTCCTGGAATAGGTATAGTTTATTATCGAATTGTCACCTCAAATGTTTTGACATTCCACTAGAGATCTGCTGTTCTGTTACTGATAATCAGCTGTACCGGCTATTCCGAAATTCGTTTCTATTGGCGTCTTGGTTTTGTAGTTTTCTGGTGTTGTAGTCTCTAGCTATATTAATTTTCTGGTATGTTGGGCTTTAAGTCTTCTATTCAATCATCTGGTCAACTGGTATTCAGGTCTTTTGCTTTTCTGGTTTAATGGTTCAATTATCTTGGTTCTCCAAGTATTCTGTCATCTAATCTCtaggtcttttggtcttctagtATTCAGTGATTGGTTTTCTGGTATaatggtcttctagtcttctggtctatTAGTTTTCTAAAATTTCGGTATTCTGATTTActggttttctgatcttctggCCTTCTGCTTATCTCCAAGGGATTCTTCAGAAGGAGTTCTTCCACAGAcactttcagaaatacttccaaagtttccttcagcaatttcttttgggcTTCTTTAAGatattccctctggaatttccccagaaatttctccaagagttaatTGAGGTAGATATCTGTTCGTTCCAACTGAAACTCCAggggagatttcttcagacactCCTTTCTTAAATTCTCCTAAAGAATCCTTCCGAATGTTTAACAGAGATTTCTTTGGACTTCATCAAAACATCTGtcatgaattacactagtttacagcatttttgaactcggtaagctgatgatcatttttggtgtagaatcatgccctgagttcgaaaacgcgaaagaaaaaaattacagtagagcggaaattttttcgactttccatacaaggttggtgatttaaaatcgatttttgttctatttttaagcaaggtcgctcacttcacacatctcattctccgtaatcaatgctccgatcgagctgaattttttactgtaactcacccacatatgatacgttaaataaacgttgaaaaagaatttttaaattgtttttttttctcattgaaaaaaatacatttcttcatatttttttggaaattttgctaaattttaagGAGATCGCCCCAAAACTCtccaatatcttgattttcatcaaactgatgcaaaacctgcattcagatgaccgaattatattcagcttttaatttatggaaaaagatttaaaattggttgatcaaaacgcaagatatttgaattttattaaattccatattttaaaaagttgtaaaactcgatattgagctaaaacttaaaacggttctactttaatttttttaaagcacggtttcgaaatcagcgctaaaatatgcttcaaaaattttggtcgttgacagaagttcacgactttcgttttattttgtaaactagtgttattttaaTGGATTCTTCAGctagtttttcagagaaaaacgtacaggtatttcttgaagaagtCCCCCAGACACACTTGTTTTAGAGTCATTTGCTCGGCTGTTccgttttcggtaaaagttcagattactgaaattcagcacagtttaccgaacgttcgataATGTTTTGACAAACcttggtaatctgaacttttaccgaaaatagaacagctgaacacGGTAGTTTATTTTAAATGTGGAGATTTGTTCGAGAATCGCACTAGGTTGATTCAATTGTAAACTCCCACAGGAATATGCCTAGGAATGTCTTCAGTTATTCTTTccattattattgactttttttattatggggaaattcagcccgaggctggttcatccccgttaTTCTTTCCAGATGAATGCAggatcatgcaggaatttctccaagaattctagcgTTATTTGTTTCATCAGTTcaggcaagaattcctccagagattcctgcagaagcttaaACAGACAATTCTACCGAACTTTTTACATGCAATTTCGACAGAAATTTCACTGGTATTTCTCCTAAAAACAACTTTTAAGTTATTaatggattcttttaaaaaatcaccccatgaatttattcagaaataattcataagaatttctacaagaactcctttagaaatatctcaagagtttatacttggaatttttacagaagcttatctaggcgtttctctaagaatttgtaCATGAATTCTTTCAACAATAAGTGCACAGATTGCTCTAGGAGTacattcaaaaaatcatccaagacTTTTCAATAacagattcttgcaggatttttttttttttaatttgatataGTTATTTCTTCACGCGTTTCCCTAAGgtttactccagatatttctccaggaattttccctgaaattctttctggagtttcctcacaaatttccatgggatttcttcggatatttcctGAGATTTTCGCaagaatactagcaaaaatttgtgccaaatttttttttttaattttttttcagaaattcctgcttgtatttcttctgaaattactttATAGATAGCTTCAAATGtatctcaagaaacttcttcagaattttcagatTCCAGGacaaaaactcctgaa contains:
- the LOC109433460 gene encoding cholinesterase 2-like; translated protein: MEASVIDRLVRRMQLVASLLAAILSCVVQPVESECVVKFSETSSGAGIQKRSFQNFSYCEYLGIRYGTAERFEPSKMLEPQGHQNYSAQGSVCPQLDDINYPTKVLGEEDCLFLNVYSPKDGDDNALFPVLVFIHGGSFTIGSAGYDVHGVDLLIENGIIIVTINYRLDVLGFLRYPEFNISGNYGLLDQHSALLWIRKYIYHFGGDPNRVTLMGHSAGASSINYHMYSDQSAGLFQQAILLSGTFLMPNAFIYEPNKYAEYYFLQLGVSTRDQLINRDFREFFFLNDTSRMLGTVFATMQFPCFVPAADGQFISDSPHRIIAQNATRSDIPLLVGTTANEFMLLLDYAKDYFSWDENFPNRDDKSLLEYIDGIIRAMAQHMAEVGLVNDTTQFFRDLANYANMVFPVDSYTSKVLTPDRKSPIYRYRFDFDGRFAWYKHEFYRNRLNSSRPGVIHGDDLGYIFTPYNVREAVEHPENYREEWTVHRMLAKAVANFVNNGNPSSDLLHWETATKEGENIMHIKNATDCKFTNHDHYLRDIWEQIHDCYYYFECSHLDVLKNKQR